A stretch of Henckelia pumila isolate YLH828 chromosome 4, ASM3356847v2, whole genome shotgun sequence DNA encodes these proteins:
- the LOC140864415 gene encoding putative late blight resistance protein homolog R1B-23 isoform X2, whose translation MAAYASLLSLGHVLDQILKHPPRQRDVLDKAQIDSLLESITFLQDFLEDISLIRGDEIQALEEKIVSSAYEAEDIIESRVVDQILENSEAETGSSSTLFSQELQEVVEEIGLMKKDVMKIKETEGIKIVQQPRKDATAGSFIRGTSNSKNTMVGFDEDLIQIMETLTGDESSLLILSIVGMGGIGKTTLAKNVFDNPSIVHHFDIHVWVTISQQYSLNEILLGLLKDIGVLAREGKEIAQKSYGELGLFLYRSLFGRRYFIVMDDVWSSEVWDVIKRFFPDNSNGSRVLVTTRLSNVADSFQSCSPHRLHFLDEDNSWTLFCDKVFGQDSCPPELEEVGKTIVRNCRGLPLAIVAIGGLLSKASEKFEDWERVANDTFTAVNMGDNGHCSEILSLSYKYLPVRLKPCFLYMAIFPEDGVISFSRLIKVWVAEGILKPIRSRSLEEIAEDNLKDLINRNLILVHDYGSNNKIKTCTIHDLIRDLCLREAQREKFLSVGTHSLNNHPLEQKKKKRKINNHPRSIIDMRRLIIHQSSKEEECQQQVFDTMDSTSCTRSLICNTFKFTSTKLHNSSLRLLRVLNMYDSCSYEEILRLVNSRYIAFKVPLFPFLLNPLGSLSLLWNLQTINIDDTTSNMPIELPAEIWDMPQLRHLEKEGGFSLPDPPSTKSNGSRDFSVLKNLRTLYKITNFRCTDEVIRRIPDIKKLGITYSNFAGGYGWQYHEVNKLVHLRCPGKI comes from the exons ATGGCGGCTTATGCATCACTGCTGTCTCTTGGACATGTTCTTGACCAGATATTGAAACACCCACCGCGCCAAAGGGATGTTCTTGACAAAGCTCAGATCGATTCTCTGCTCGAAAGTATCACTTTCCTGCAAGATTTTCTTGAAGATATCTCGCTAATAAGGGGGGACGAGATTCAGGCATTGGAGGAAAAAATCGTAAGCTCGGCATATGAAGCAGAAGATATCATCGAAAGTCGTGTGGTGGATCAAATTCTCGAAAATTCTGAAGCCGAAACTGGAAGTAGCTCCACTCTGTTCAGTCAAGAATTGCAGGAAGTGGTAGAAGAAATTGGTCTTATGAAGAAAGATGTGATGAAGATTAAGGAAACTGAAGGGATAAAAATCGTGCAGCAGCCAAGAAAAGATGCGACTGCTGGTTCTTTCATACGAGGTACTTCCAATAGCAAGAACACTATGGTGGGATTTGATGAAGATTTGATTCAAATAATGGAGACACTCACTGGGGACGAATCAAGTCTCCTGATTCTCTCCATTGTCGGGATGGGTGGCATCGGCAAGACTACCCTCGCCAAAAATGTTTTCGACAATCCTTCGATTGTGCACCACTTTGATATTCATGTTTGGGTTACAATATCTCAACAATATAGTTTGAACGAAATCCTTTTAGGCCTATTAAAAGATATAGGAGTTCTTGCAAGGGAAGGCAAAGAAATTGCTCAAAAGAGTTATGGTGAATTAGGATTATTTCTATATAGAAGTTTGTTTGGGAGAAGGTATTTCATTGTAATGGATGATGTATGGAGTTCCGAGGTTTGGGATGTCATAAAGAGGTTCTTTCCTGATAATAGTAATGGTAGTCGAGTCCTGGTAACTACAAGACTATCGAATGTGGCGGATAGTTTTCAGTCTTGTTCTCCTCATCGGCTGCACTTTCTAGACGAGGATAATAGTTGGACATTGTTTTGTGACAAGGTGTTTGGACAAGATAGTTGCCCTCCTGAATTAGAGGAAGTAGGAAAGACGATTGTGAGAAATTGTAGAGGACTTCCTCTGGCCATTGTTGCTATTGGTGGACTTCTTTCGAAGGCAAGTGAAAAATTTGAAGATTGGGAGCGTGTTGCTAATGATACGTTCACAGCAGTGAATATGGGGGACAATGGGCATTGTTCCGAGATATTATCTTTAAGTTATAAGTATTTACCTGTTCGTTTGAAACCATGTTTCCTTTATATGGCGATATTTCCAGAAGACGGTGTAATTAGCTTTTCAAGGCTAATTAAAGTATGGGTTGCGGAGGGGATTCTTAAACCAATAAGATCCAGAAGTTTGGAGGAAATTGCAGAGGATAATTTAAAAGATCTGATAAATAGAAATCTCATTCTGGTTCATGATTACGGGTCtaacaacaaaatcaaaacatgcaccATCCATGATCTCATAAGAGACCTATGCCTCAGGGAAGCTCAAAGGGAGAAATTTCTCAGTGTAGGTACGCATAGCCTCAATAATCATCCCCTTGagcaaaaaaagaagaaaagaaaaataaataatcatcccAGAAGCATCATTGATATGCGTCGTCTTATTATTCATCAAAGCTCGAAGGAAGAAGAATGTCAGCAGCAGGTCTTTGATACCATGGACTCGACATCATGTACGCGCTCATTGATATGTAATACATTCAAATTCACATCTACAAAGCTGCATAATAGTAGTCTTAGACTACTAAGAGTACTCAACATGTATGATAGCTGCTCCTACGAAGAAATTCTACGACTAGTTAACTCAAGATACATTGCTTTCAAGGTTCCATTGTTTCCGTTTCTGCTGAATCCTTTGGGATCTCTATCCCTACTCTGGAATCTGCAGACCATTAACATTGATGATACTACGAGTAATATGCCAATAGAACTACCAGCTGAAATATGGGACATGCCACAACTCAGGCATCTAGAAAAGGAAGGAGGCTTTTCTTTGCCTGATCCTCCAAGCACCAAGAGCAATGGCAGTCGAGATTTTTCTGTATTAAAAAATCTACGAACGCTGTATAAAATAACCAATTTCAGGTGTACTGATGAGGTTATTCGTAGAATCCCTGACATAAAAAAATTGGGAATTACTTACTCGAATTTTGCTGGAGGCTATGGATGGCAATACCATGAAGTTAACAAACTTGTCCATTTGC GATGTCCTGGGAAGATTTGA
- the LOC140864415 gene encoding putative late blight resistance protein homolog R1B-23 isoform X1 codes for MAAYASLLSLGHVLDQILKHPPRQRDVLDKAQIDSLLESITFLQDFLEDISLIRGDEIQALEEKIVSSAYEAEDIIESRVVDQILENSEAETGSSSTLFSQELQEVVEEIGLMKKDVMKIKETEGIKIVQQPRKDATAGSFIRGTSNSKNTMVGFDEDLIQIMETLTGDESSLLILSIVGMGGIGKTTLAKNVFDNPSIVHHFDIHVWVTISQQYSLNEILLGLLKDIGVLAREGKEIAQKSYGELGLFLYRSLFGRRYFIVMDDVWSSEVWDVIKRFFPDNSNGSRVLVTTRLSNVADSFQSCSPHRLHFLDEDNSWTLFCDKVFGQDSCPPELEEVGKTIVRNCRGLPLAIVAIGGLLSKASEKFEDWERVANDTFTAVNMGDNGHCSEILSLSYKYLPVRLKPCFLYMAIFPEDGVISFSRLIKVWVAEGILKPIRSRSLEEIAEDNLKDLINRNLILVHDYGSNNKIKTCTIHDLIRDLCLREAQREKFLSVGTHSLNNHPLEQKKKKRKINNHPRSIIDMRRLIIHQSSKEEECQQQVFDTMDSTSCTRSLICNTFKFTSTKLHNSSLRLLRVLNMYDSCSYEEILRLVNSRYIAFKVPLFPFLLNPLGSLSLLWNLQTINIDDTTSNMPIELPAEIWDMPQLRHLEKEGGFSLPDPPSTKSNGSRDFSVLKNLRTLYKITNFRCTDEVIRRIPDIKKLGITYSNFAGGYGWQYHEVNKLVHLRKLEDLFLHCNKDVLQNFCFPHSLKKLTLSYCRMSWEDLTLVGALPRLEVLKLRDYAVQGREWNPVGGEFLQLKSLQIESTDLEEWIADSSHFPRLENLVLRQVLDLKEIPSGIGEIPTLRSILLEGCSDSANSSAKEIQEEQQNLGNDDLRIYFHAWGSFKHLKQAFEGKRLFSSNKI; via the coding sequence ATGGCGGCTTATGCATCACTGCTGTCTCTTGGACATGTTCTTGACCAGATATTGAAACACCCACCGCGCCAAAGGGATGTTCTTGACAAAGCTCAGATCGATTCTCTGCTCGAAAGTATCACTTTCCTGCAAGATTTTCTTGAAGATATCTCGCTAATAAGGGGGGACGAGATTCAGGCATTGGAGGAAAAAATCGTAAGCTCGGCATATGAAGCAGAAGATATCATCGAAAGTCGTGTGGTGGATCAAATTCTCGAAAATTCTGAAGCCGAAACTGGAAGTAGCTCCACTCTGTTCAGTCAAGAATTGCAGGAAGTGGTAGAAGAAATTGGTCTTATGAAGAAAGATGTGATGAAGATTAAGGAAACTGAAGGGATAAAAATCGTGCAGCAGCCAAGAAAAGATGCGACTGCTGGTTCTTTCATACGAGGTACTTCCAATAGCAAGAACACTATGGTGGGATTTGATGAAGATTTGATTCAAATAATGGAGACACTCACTGGGGACGAATCAAGTCTCCTGATTCTCTCCATTGTCGGGATGGGTGGCATCGGCAAGACTACCCTCGCCAAAAATGTTTTCGACAATCCTTCGATTGTGCACCACTTTGATATTCATGTTTGGGTTACAATATCTCAACAATATAGTTTGAACGAAATCCTTTTAGGCCTATTAAAAGATATAGGAGTTCTTGCAAGGGAAGGCAAAGAAATTGCTCAAAAGAGTTATGGTGAATTAGGATTATTTCTATATAGAAGTTTGTTTGGGAGAAGGTATTTCATTGTAATGGATGATGTATGGAGTTCCGAGGTTTGGGATGTCATAAAGAGGTTCTTTCCTGATAATAGTAATGGTAGTCGAGTCCTGGTAACTACAAGACTATCGAATGTGGCGGATAGTTTTCAGTCTTGTTCTCCTCATCGGCTGCACTTTCTAGACGAGGATAATAGTTGGACATTGTTTTGTGACAAGGTGTTTGGACAAGATAGTTGCCCTCCTGAATTAGAGGAAGTAGGAAAGACGATTGTGAGAAATTGTAGAGGACTTCCTCTGGCCATTGTTGCTATTGGTGGACTTCTTTCGAAGGCAAGTGAAAAATTTGAAGATTGGGAGCGTGTTGCTAATGATACGTTCACAGCAGTGAATATGGGGGACAATGGGCATTGTTCCGAGATATTATCTTTAAGTTATAAGTATTTACCTGTTCGTTTGAAACCATGTTTCCTTTATATGGCGATATTTCCAGAAGACGGTGTAATTAGCTTTTCAAGGCTAATTAAAGTATGGGTTGCGGAGGGGATTCTTAAACCAATAAGATCCAGAAGTTTGGAGGAAATTGCAGAGGATAATTTAAAAGATCTGATAAATAGAAATCTCATTCTGGTTCATGATTACGGGTCtaacaacaaaatcaaaacatgcaccATCCATGATCTCATAAGAGACCTATGCCTCAGGGAAGCTCAAAGGGAGAAATTTCTCAGTGTAGGTACGCATAGCCTCAATAATCATCCCCTTGagcaaaaaaagaagaaaagaaaaataaataatcatcccAGAAGCATCATTGATATGCGTCGTCTTATTATTCATCAAAGCTCGAAGGAAGAAGAATGTCAGCAGCAGGTCTTTGATACCATGGACTCGACATCATGTACGCGCTCATTGATATGTAATACATTCAAATTCACATCTACAAAGCTGCATAATAGTAGTCTTAGACTACTAAGAGTACTCAACATGTATGATAGCTGCTCCTACGAAGAAATTCTACGACTAGTTAACTCAAGATACATTGCTTTCAAGGTTCCATTGTTTCCGTTTCTGCTGAATCCTTTGGGATCTCTATCCCTACTCTGGAATCTGCAGACCATTAACATTGATGATACTACGAGTAATATGCCAATAGAACTACCAGCTGAAATATGGGACATGCCACAACTCAGGCATCTAGAAAAGGAAGGAGGCTTTTCTTTGCCTGATCCTCCAAGCACCAAGAGCAATGGCAGTCGAGATTTTTCTGTATTAAAAAATCTACGAACGCTGTATAAAATAACCAATTTCAGGTGTACTGATGAGGTTATTCGTAGAATCCCTGACATAAAAAAATTGGGAATTACTTACTCGAATTTTGCTGGAGGCTATGGATGGCAATACCATGAAGTTAACAAACTTGTCCATTTGCGTAAGCTGGAAGATCTTTTCTTACACTGTAACAAGGATGTGCTGCAAAATTTCTGCTTTCCTCATTCCCTCAAGAAGTTAACTTTGAGCTACTGCAGGATGTCCTGGGAAGATTTGACATTGGTTGGTGCATTGCCTCGTCTTGAAGTTCTCAAATTGAGAGACTATGCCGTTCAAGGGCGGGAATGGAATCCAGTGGGAGGTGAATTCCTTCAACTCAAGTCCCTACAAATCGAAAGCACCGATCTTGAAGAGTGGATAGCAGACAGCTCTCACTTCCCACGCCTTGAGAACCTTGTGCTTCGACAAGTTTTAGACTTGAAGGAAATCCCATCTGGGATTGGAGAGATACCAACACTTAGATCAATTTTATTGGAAGGATGCAGTGATTCGGCTAATTCTTCTGCAAAGGAGATACAAGAGGAACAACAGAACCTTGGAAATGATGACCTTCGGATTTATTTCCATGCTTGGGGCAGCTTTAAGCATTTGAAACAAGCCTTTGAAGGCAAGAGGTTATTTTCAAGTAATAAAATATGA
- the LOC140864765 gene encoding putative late blight resistance protein homolog R1B-23 — protein sequence MAAYASLLSLGHVLDQILQHPPRQRDVLDKAQIHSLLESITFLQDFLEDISLIRGDEIRALEEKIVSSAYAAEDIIESRVVDQILEDSEAGSESTSTLFRQELQKVVEEIGFMKKDVMQIKDTEGIKIVPQPRQDATAGSFIRGASNSKNTMVGFDEDLIQIMETLTGDESNLQILSVVGMGGIGKTTLAKNVFDNPLIVQHFDVQAWVTISQQYSVHEILLGLLKDIGVLAGEGKEITQSSYGELGLFLYRSLFGRRYFIVMDDIWSTEVWDDIKRFFPDNNNGSRVVVTTRLSNVADNFQSCAPHRLHFLDEVNSWTLFCDKVFEPDSCTPELEEVGKTIVRNCRGLPLAIVAIGGLLAKVSGKVEDWESVANDTFTAVNMGDNGNCSEILSLSYKYLPVCLKPCFLYMAIFPEDCEISISRLVKIWVAEGILKPIRSRSLEEIAEDNLKDLIDRNLIQVHDYGSSNKIKTCTIHDLLRDLCLREAEKEKFLRVVMMSNLNGSPTSIYNERRLIIHQSFKEDRYQQIFDAMNVALCTRSLICCELKSTSTKLPLNFRRLRVLNMDDIYSYEEILRLVNSRYIAFKAPLFQDLLNPLKSLSLLWNLQTVIIAGISSETPMNLPAEIWEMPQLRHLKKEEGDFYLPHPPSTKSGKSRRDFFVLKNLQTLYKIRNFRCTDEVIRRIPNIKKLGINYRHFARGYGWHYHEVNKLVQLCNLESLFLECDKDVLRNICYPHSLKKLTLSYCGVSWEDLTSVGSLPHLEVLKLKNNAVHGAQWNPVEGEFLRLKSLQIESTDLEEWIADSSHFPCLENLALRHVKNLKEIPYGIGEIPTLRTMSLEGCKDSANSSAREIQEEQRNLGNDDIQVHIHGWKQLKQTFDGKRLFSIYKI from the coding sequence ATGGCGGCTTATGCATCACTGCTCTCTCTCGGACATGTTCTTGACCAGATTTTGCAACACCCACCGCGCCAAAGGGATGTTCTTGACAAAGCCCAGATCCATTCTCTGCTTGAAAGTATCACTTTCCTGCAAGATTTTCTTGAGGATATTTCGCTAATAAGGGGGGACGAGATTCGGGCATTGGAGGAAAAAATCGTAAGCTCGGCATATGCAGCAGAAGATATCATCGAAAGTCGTGTGGTGGATCAAATTCTTGAAGATTCTGAAGCTGGAAGTGAAAGTACCTCCACTCTGTTCCGTCAAGAATTGCAGAAAGTAGTAGAAGAAATTGGTTTTATGAAGAAAGATGTGATGCAGATTAAGGACACTGAAGGGATAAAAATCGTGCCGCAGCCAAGACAAGATGCGACTGCTGGTTCTTTCATACGAGGTGCTTCCAATAGCAAGAATACTATGGTGGGATTTGATGAGGATTTGATTCAAATAATGGAGACACTCACTGGGGACGAATCAAATCTCCAGATTCTCTCGGTCGTCGGGATGGGTGGCATCGGCAAGACTACCCTCGCCAAAAATGTTTTCGACAATCCTTTGATTGTGCAACACTTTGATGTTCAAGCTTGGGTTACAATATCTCAACAATATAGTGTGCACGAAATCCTTTTAGGCCTACTAAAAGATATAGGAGTTCTTGCAGGGGAAGGAAAAGAAATTACCCAGAGTAGTTATGGTGAATTAGGATTATTTCTATATAGAAGTTTGTTTGGTAGAAGGTATTTCATTGTAATGGATGACATATGGAGTACAGAGGTTTGGGATGACATAAAGAGGTTCTTTCCGGATAATAACAATGGTAGTCGAGTCGTGGTAACTACAAGACTATCAAATGTGGCCGATAATTTTCAGTCTTGTGCCCCTCATCGGCTACATTTTCTAGACGAGGTTAATAGttggactttgttttgtgacaaGGTGTTTGAACCAGATAGTTGCACTCCTGAACTAGAGGAAGTAGGAAAGACGATCGTGAGAAATTGTAGAGGACTCCCTCTAGCAATTGTTGCTATTGGTGGACTTCTTGCAAAGGTGAGTGGTAAAGTTGAAGATTGGGAGAGTGTTGCTAATGATACGTTCACAGCAGTGAATATGGGAGACAATGGGAATTGTTCCGAGATATTATCTTTAAGTTATAAGTATTTACCTGTTTGTCTGAAACCGTGTTTCCTTTATATGGCCATATTTCCTGAAGACTGTGAAATTAGTATTTCAAGGCTCGTAAAAATATGGGTTGCGGAGGGGATTCTTAAACCAATAAGATCTAGAAGTTTGGAGGAAATTGCAGAGGATAATTTAAAAGATCTAATAGATAGAAATCTGATTCAGGTTCATGATTACGGGTCTAGCAACAAAATCAAAACTTGCACCATCCACGATCTCTTAAGAGACTTATGCCTTAGGGAAGCTGAAAAGGAGAAGTTTCTTCGTGTCGTTATGATGAGTAACCTCAACGGTAGTCCTACAAGCATCTATAATGAGCGCCGTCTTATTATTCATCAAAGTTTCAAGGAAGATAGATATCAACAGATATTTGATGCCATGAATGTAGCATTATGTACCCGTTCATTGATATGTTGTGAATTAAAATCAACATCTACAAAGCTGCCTCTTAATTTTAGACGGCTAAGAGTACTCAACATGGACGATATCTACTCTTACGAAGAAATTCTGCGACTGGTTAACTCGAGATACATTGCTTTCAAGGCTCCTTTGTTTCAAGATCTGTTGAATCCTTTAAAATCTCTATCCCTACTTTGGAATCTGCAGACTGTTATTATTGCTGGTATTTCGAGTGAGACACCAATGAATCTACCAGCTGAAATATGGGAAATGCCACAACTCAGGCATCTAAAAAAGGAAGAAGGAGACTTTTATTTGCCTCATCCTCCGAGCACCAAGAGCGGAAAAAGCAGGCgagatttttttgttttaaaaaatctgCAGACGCTTTATAAGATAAGAAATTTCAGGTGTACCGATGAGGTTATTCGTAGAATcccaaacataaaaaaattggGAATTAATTATAGACATTTTGCTCGAGGCTACGGATGGCATTACCATGAAGTTAACAAACTTGTCCAGTTATGTAATCTTGAATCACTTTTCTTAGAGTGTGACAAGGATGTGCTACGGAATATCTGCTATCCTCATTCTCTCAAGAAGTTGACATTGAGCTACTGCGGAGTGTCTTGGGAAGATTTGACATCGGTTGGTTCGTTGCCTCATCTTGAAGTTCTCAAATTGAAAAACAATGCCGTCCATGGGGCTCAATGGAATCCAGTGGAAGGAGAATTCCTTCGATTGAAGTCCCTTCAAATCGAAAGCACCGATCTTGAAGAGTGGATAGCAGACAGCTCTCACTTCCCATGCCTTGAGAACCTTGCACTTCGACATGTCAAAAACTTGAAGGAAATTCCATATGGTATTGGAGAGATACCAACACTTAGAACAATGTCATTGGAAGGATGTAAGGATTCAGCTAATTCTTCTGCAAGGGAGATACAAGAGGAACAACGGAACCTTGGAAATGATGACATCCAGGTTCATATTCACGGTTGGAAGCAATTGAAACAAACCTTCGACGGCAAGAGGTTATTTTCAATCTATAAAATATGA